One genomic window of Punica granatum isolate Tunisia-2019 chromosome 1, ASM765513v2, whole genome shotgun sequence includes the following:
- the LOC116188409 gene encoding transcription factor LATE FLOWERING has translation MNHQISSKEKTGKVAAGINKKSSPSPLIRQSKTGAKKLSTDPQSVAARQRRHRISDRFKTLQSLVPGAHKMDTVSMLDGAIKYVKFLKAQILLHHQLSMLFSGRLHPNSGYECDIGQDNRYYYYCHNPDSMATESSSSGSAAEPVDDHLLTPNPRPPTFFSGAVEVQPAGSPQLPDFPALGPCVDLGEETMLYYGGSYT, from the coding sequence ATGAATCACCAGATTTCCAGCAAGGAGAAGACCGGGAAAGTGGCAGCTGGGATCAATAAGAAATCATCGCCATCACCATTGATCCGGCAATCCAAGACAGGGGCGAAGAAGCTGTCGACCGACCCGCAGAGTGTAGCGGCAAGGCAGCGGCGGCACCGGATCAGCGACCGGTTCAAGACACTGCAGAGCCTTGTCCCCGGGGCGCACAAGATGGACACGGTGTCCATGCTGGACGGGGCTATCAAATACGTCAAGTTCCTCAAGGCTCAGATCCTGCTTCACCACCAGCTCTCCATGTTATTCTCTGGCCGTCTTCATCCCAACTCGGGCTACGAATGCGACATTGGGCAAGATAACCGCTACTATTATTATTGCCACAACCCGGACTCAATGGCGACTGAATCGAGCTCCTCTGGTTCTGCCGCCGAACCAGTTGATGATCATTTGTTGACTCCAAACCCTCGGCCTCCCACCTTCTTCTCAGGGGCGGTGGAGGTGCAACCAGCTGGTTCACCACAGTTGCCGGATTTTCCAGCGCTGGGTCCGTGTGTCGACTTAGGTGAAGAGACAATGCTGTATTATGGAGGATCATATACTTAG